The following are encoded together in the Trachemys scripta elegans isolate TJP31775 chromosome 7, CAS_Tse_1.0, whole genome shotgun sequence genome:
- the PLAC9 gene encoding placenta-specific protein 9 isoform X2 — translation MLFIWALALILVLQEQDFSAAADPVSIPPGSSGRSDWCNEHNTIHRRLDVIEEVEKTVEYLESEVKTLLKDISETAWSAPIAPGIPLMDIFDDAS, via the exons ATGCTTTTcatttgggctttggctttgattTTAGTGCTTCAGGAGCAAGATTTTTCAG CTGCTGCAGATCCTGTCAGCATACCACCTGGAAGTTCAGGGAGGAGCGACTGGTGCAATGAACACAACACAATCCATAGGCGCTTAGATGTGATCGAAGAG GTAGAGAAAACAGTCGAGTATCTAGAGTCAGAAGTGAAGACATTACTGAAGGACATCAGTGAAACAGCATGGAGTGCCCCAATTGCTCCTGGAATCCCCCTCATGGACATTTTTGATG ATGCCAGCTGA
- the PLAC9 gene encoding placenta-specific protein 9 isoform X1 codes for MLFIWALALILVLQEQDFSAAADPVSIPPGSSGRSDWCNEHNTIHRRLDVIEEQVEKTVEYLESEVKTLLKDISETAWSAPIAPGIPLMDIFDDAS; via the exons ATGCTTTTcatttgggctttggctttgattTTAGTGCTTCAGGAGCAAGATTTTTCAG CTGCTGCAGATCCTGTCAGCATACCACCTGGAAGTTCAGGGAGGAGCGACTGGTGCAATGAACACAACACAATCCATAGGCGCTTAGATGTGATCGAAGAG CAGGTAGAGAAAACAGTCGAGTATCTAGAGTCAGAAGTGAAGACATTACTGAAGGACATCAGTGAAACAGCATGGAGTGCCCCAATTGCTCCTGGAATCCCCCTCATGGACATTTTTGATG ATGCCAGCTGA